The nucleotide window AGCGGTTCAGCTACAGCAGACAACGGACTCAGGGCGATGCCTGAAATGAGGCAAGTATGGAATATTCTATTGAGGAAGTGCATCATGTGCGGTAATCCGATGAGTGGAAACAGGAATTGTGGAACCAGTTTAGCCGCTAATCCTATCGGTTCCACAAGCGCCAGAATCCAAGCCGGCATTAAAGGGTAACGAGGTGCACCAGCGTAACGAAGCCCGTCGGTCTCTTTCATAATTAGGTGCCCGCCCCTTTATTGCTCTTCATGGCATCCCACGATCGCACACCCAGACCCGATTTTCGCTCCTCGCGCAGATAGAGAACATGTCCCGGCAGATATTCCGGGACATGTTTTATCTCCAGAACTATTCTTCAGTGGCGTTTCTCTGTCACATAAGCCTGCATGGCGATCCAAGAGAGTCAAGCGAATCGAGTAACAGTGAGCCCTCTCTCACCTTGGCAATGAATTAACTATTTTAGCTACCTCCTTGGAGCTGACAGCAAAATTTAGCCCTTGAGCTTGCTGGTTACGAAAAAGAGTAAATGCATTTACTCCAAGTACTTTACCGCTGCTTAAAGAAATAAGCGGTCCCCCTGAGTTACCAGCATTAATGGCAGCATCGGTCTGGACGACATTTATGCCACGCACCTCTTTTCGGTTTGCACTTACGATACCTTTGGTTACTGTCCATTCAAGTCCCTTTGGCGTACCGATTGTAATAACATCTGTACCCACAGGAGCTTCATCGGCATCTTCAATCATTAACCAAGTAAAACCGCTCCCTTTAACCTTAACGATAGCTAAGTCGAAAGCTTCTGTACGCCTAACTACGTCTCCTAATAACGTCCGACCATCCCGGAGCTTCACCGATACATTACCATTATTACCAACGACATGAGCGTTAGTAACAATAAGACCATCTTTGGAAATAAAAAATCCAGAGCCAAATCCACTACTTGTTCGGATAATTGTAACTGCATCCATAAGATCATCATATTTTGAGGAAACATGCTGGCTGGCAGAATCCGGGGTATTGTTACTCCAGTTCTTTACAGAGAATTCTTTAAGAGATGGCTCGAGTACCACCTTCTCACCGATTTGTGAAATTTGTCTTTTTAATGTTTCTTCTAAAACCTGCTCAGCATGTTCTCCTATTACATTTGTTATTGCTGGTATAGTGATTGGCGATAGGGCGAACAATGTGAACCCGGTTATAAAGCCCAATGCATGAACCGAACCCGGTGTGTTATACATAGCGGTATCTGTTGCAACAAAATTATGAATTGTTGTATTTTTTGCATCTGTAAAATTTACCTTCAATGCCGTATCAAAAGTAAGGTTACCACTCGTAGTATTTATTAAAGTATTTTTCCATATAGATTCATAAGTTACATTAAGGTCACAAAAACTACATCTTTTACCATCTGTCAGTATAACTTTTTCAAATATGGTAGAAAGTTCTGATTGTAATCCATTTGCTATAGCTCCAAGTTTAATATCGACTGAATAGCCGCCACCACCGAAAATAAAAGCCTTATTTTTGTTCTTTGAGGTGTCGACAACCCCAACTGTCAAATTAATCTTCGCACTCTCTTTTTGAGTGGCGGCATAGAAATCATCTCTAATGGCGCCCGTGTAAGTACAACCGGTGATCAAAAAAATCATGACAATCAATGATAAAAACATAATCCTCATTTTATCCCCCACACAGAGCAATAATCAGTTAATGCCGAGCAGAATCTATATTACAAAATTCAAAGTAATGTAAACACAATCTACTCTGAGATAAATATCCACCCTAGCTCAGCATGCTTCTCGCGCGCAACGCCTGGTCGCTGCCTCAAGGTTTTCCGATAATCGTCTCAGCCAGCCGTTTCAAGCGGCAGCTCTGTCTTGCTCAAAACCGTCCGCAGCGCAAAGGACGACTGTACCCGTAATACCCCCGGCAGACCAGTGAGCTTGTTGTGCAGGCGGACGTAATCGTCGGTATCCCGCACAATGACCCGCAGCAGGTAATCCACGTCTCCGGACATCAGGTAGCATTCCATCACCTCGGGAACCGTGCAGATAGCCTCTTCGAAGGTACTCAGCTTCTCCCGCTGCTGGCCGTCCAGGGTCACCCTGACGAATACATTGCCAGCTTTCCCTATGGCGCTCTGGTTCACCAGCATGACATAGCGGTCAATGATGCCGCTCTGCTCCAGCATGCGAACCCTGCGCAGGCAGGCCGACTCCGACAGCCCGACCATCTCCGCAAGCTGCACGTTTGACAGACGTCCGTCCTTTTGCAGTACCGACAGAATGGTTCGATCGATCCTGTCGATGCCCGTAATATCAAGATTCTGCATCAAAACGCCTTTCTTGCGAAATATTCCGTGAAATATTACTTACTTTAAAATGCATTCACAAGAAAATACCACTCACTTTCTGATAAACTGCGAAGCGCAGATTCTTCTGGAAAGCGGCCGGCCCCCGACTCTGCCATGCCTGGCAGAAAGCGAGAATCCCGTAGCGAGCCCGGAAAAGAGCAATCAACCAGAAAGGAAGCCACAATGATCGTAGGGATTCTGAAGGAAATCAAAATCGAGGAGAACCGGGTCTCCATGACGCCGGCCGGCGTGGAGGTCATGAAGAGCAACGGGCACACCGTGCTGGTGGAGAAGTCCGCCGGTACCGGCAGCGGATTCAGCGACGAGGCCTACGAGCAGGCCGGTGCCGTCATGGTGGAGACCCCGGCGGAAATTTACGGCAGCGCCGATATGGTCATGCACGTCAAGGAGCCGCAACCCTCCGAATATGACCTGATCCGCCCGGGTCAGATACTGTTTACCTACTTCCATTTTGCCGCAGACGAAGCGCTCACCCGGGCGATCATCAAGAGCAAGGCTATTGCCGTGGCCTATGAAACCATCACCGGCCCGGGCAATTCCCTGCCGCTCCTGACCCCGATGAGCGAGGTGGCAGGCAGGATGGCTGCCCAGCAGGCCGCCAAATATGCGGAACGGGCCCAGGGGGGACGCGGCATCCTGCTGGGCGGGGTCCCCGGGGTACTGCCGGCCACCGTGCTGGTGCTGGGGGGCGGGGTGGTCGGCACCCACGCGGCCCAGATGGCCTGCGGACTGGGGGCCAAGGTCTACCTCCTCGATAGCAGCCTGGAGCGGCTGCGCCATCTCTCCGAAACCATGCCCAAGAACTGTTTCCCGGTCATGTCGTCGCCCGCCACGATCCGCGAACTGGTACAGGAGGCCGATGCCGTCATCGGTGCGGTACTGGTGGCAGGCGCCAAGGCTCCCAAACTGGTAACCCGCGAGATGCTCAAGACCATGAAGCCCGGTTCGGTCATGGTGGATGTCGCCATCGACCAGGGTGGATGCTTCGAAACATCCCGCCCCACGACGCACACGGAGCCGACCTACCAGGTGGACGGCATCCTGCACTACTGCGTCGCCAACATGCCCGGCGCAGTGCCCCTGACCTCCACGGTGGCGCTCACCAACGCGACGTTACCCTATGCGGTGGCGTTGGCGAACAAGGGATGGCAGGGGGTGGCTCGTGAGAATCCGGCGATCAAGGCGGGTATCAACATAGCCAACGGCAAGGTGACCTATTGCGGGGTGGCCGAGGCCTTTGGCCTGGAGTGCACGCCAGTGGACTCGATCCTTTCATAACAGGCAAACTATCCGGGGTCGGGCCTACACATGTCCATTGTGTAGATCCGACCCCTCGAGGTCTCTCCCAACCTTTTCTACGTCAACTACCCCACCTCAAGTGCCGATTTGCTGCCGCTCATGGCTCAACTCAGCGCAACGAAGACTGTTATTTCTTTTTCCGGTGCGTTTCGAGATTGAAGAACCAACCTGCCCGCCCGTGCTCAATGAATGTCTGGATAAAGCCCGGCACGGTTTCGATGCGATTCCAATCACGCTGCAACTCGCAGTGAACCGAGTTCCACGTTGTCGGTCGTGCTCCCGCTTGAACCATGCGCTCCAGGGCGGCGCGGTGTGCTTCGGGTGACGTACCGCCGACCGCATCGGTCACGGGATATACTTCAAAGCCTTCATTCAGTGCATCAAGGGTGGGGAATAAGAGACACGCCTCCGTCCAGAGTGCGCACATAATGAGCTTTTTACGGCCGGTGGCTTTCACCGCGTCCACAAACTCCTGGTCTTCCCACGAATTGATGCTCGTGCGGTCAATAGGCTCCACCCCCTGAAGCACTTCAGCCAGCTGTGGAATCGTGTCTTCGTTCACGCCGTTGCTGACGTTGACCGTCGAAAGGATAATGGGGAGCTTATACAACTGTGCGGTCTTGGCAAGCGCCACAACGTTGTTGATGAGCATCAACCTGTCCATTGACTCAACGGTAGAAACTTGCGGCGGTTGATAGTCGATCAGGATCAGAGCTGCGTTTCCCGGCGAGAGCATGATATCGTTTTCAGGTTTTCTGATAGGTGTGCTTTTCATGACGCATCCTCCTTTCTTATAAATACTAACGTAGTATTAGGTCTCAGCAATGCATGGTGATTTGCGCGGTCTGGTTTATGAATTAGTATTATTAAAAGGTTACCCAACCAATCTGTGTCAGGTATTCGATGCCTCATTAATGACAATCTTGAGCCGTAAGCGATGAGTCAGTAGAAGAATAATTGTCAGGCATCAAAAAAGGACCTATGGCCACTGCCATAGATCCTCTCGTCATATCCTGCAAAATGCACCGCGGCTGGGTTAATACTACCCCGACAACTCCTCCCACTCACCATACAACGCTTCCAGGCGCAGGTTCAGCTCGGCATGCTGCTCCCCGGCTACGGCACCGCGCTCGGGGTCGTCGAAGAAACCGGGGGCATTCATCTCTTCTTCCAGTTTTGCAACAGCCTTCTCGGTGCGGGCAATCTCCTGTTCGACCTCTCCCAGCCGTTTCTGACGCTTGTCGTCCTCGCGCTTGCGGCGCTTCTGCTCCTCGCGGTCGCGCAGGCGCTCCTCCTTCGTGACCGGCGGCAGCGGGGCCGGGTCGGCGGAGCGGGCTACCGTTTTGGCTATCTCGGCCTGAGGTGACTCAGAGACGGACGACCGCAGCGGCCGGGCCCCGGCCGCCGGTTCGCCGGCTGTCTGGGCCTTTTTCTCCAGATAGTACTCGTAATCACCGTAGTAATCGGTCAACCCGCCCCCCTCCACCTCGATGATGCGGGTAGCCAGGCCATTGACGAAATAGCGGTCGTGAGACACGAACACAACCGTGCCGTCGAAGGAGCGCAGGGCATCCAGCAGCACCTCCTTGCTGAACAGGTCCAGGTGGTTGGTCGGTTCGTCCATCAGCAGCAGGTTGGAGGGGCGCAGAAGCATCTTGGCCAGGGCCAGGCGGTTGCGCTCGCCCCCGGACAGCACGCCCACCCGCTTGTGGATGTCGTCTCCGGCGAACAGGAAGGCGGCCAGGATGTCCCGCAGCCGGGGCACCATCTCGTAGGGGGCGTCAGCGTAGATCTCGTCCCACACACTGCGCTCGAAGTCGAGCACGTTGGCCTGATCCTGGGCGAAATAGTCCATATGGACGTTGTGGCCCGGCAACCGCTCCCCACCCTGGAACGGGGCGCCTGCCAGCACCGACATCAGGGTCGATTTGCCGGCCCCGTTATGGCCGACCAGGGCGACCCGCTCACCCTTCTCGATCACCAGGTCGACGCCGTTGAGCACAATTTTAGTGTCGTAGCCCTTGGTCAGGCGTTTCAGCTCCATCACGACCTTGCCGCTCTTGGGGGCGTCCGGGAACTGGAAACGGATGCGCTTGCGCTCGGGCGGGATCACGATGCGCTCGACCTTTTCCAACTGCTTGATGCGCGACTGGACCAGGGAAGCCTTGTTGGCCTGGTAGCGGAAGCGGCGGATGAAATCCTCGGTCTTCTGCACCTCTTCATCCTGGAGGCGCTTGGCTTCGCGCAAGGCTGCCACGCGCTCCTCGCGCTGGTTCAGATAGCGGGTATAGCTGCAGTGGTAATCGGTGATGGTGTTGTTCCAGATCTCGGCGATGCGGCTGCAGACCTGGTCCATGAAGAAGCGGTCGTGTGAGACCAGGATCACCGAGCCGGGATAGCTGCAGAGATACTCTTCCAGCCAGTTGCGGGCCTCAATGTCCAGGTGGTTGGTCGGCTCGTCCAAGAGCAGCACGTCCGGCCGCTGCAGGAGCAGCCGGGCCAGGGCGATCCGCATCTGCCAGCCGCCGGAGAACTCGCCGCAATCGCGGTACCAGTCCTCCTGGGCAAACCCGAGCCCTTTCAGCACTGTGCCGATCTCGGCCTCCATGGTGTAGCCGCCGCGATGACGAAACTGCTCCTGCAGCTCGCCGTAGCGGTGGAGCGTCTGTTCGTGCTCGACCGAATCGTGGGGCTGCCGTTCCAGCTCCTGGCCCAGTCGGTGCAGTTCCTCTTCCATGGCCAGCAGCTCCCCGAAGGCGGAGCGCGCCTCGTGGAACAGCATTACGCCCGAGGTGACGATGCCGTCCTGGGGCAGGTACGAGGCCCGCGCACCGCGGGCGAATTGGATCTCACCGCTGGAAGGTTCCGACTGGCCTGCGATAATCTTCATCAGGGTCGATTTGCCGGCGCCGTTTTCCCCTACCAGGGCGACCCGCTCGCCCTTTTTGAGGTGCCAGGAGATTTCGGTGAAAAGGGGGTTACCGGCGAAGTCTTTTGAAAGTTGTTTGAGATGGAGCATAGGGGTTCTTGTATCATCGGCGGGAAATGGCGGCAAGCAGAAGATGGCGGTTCCAGGAAGCACATCATGGCAGGGATTGATCTCAGGCCACCGCGATTCCCATTTCATCCGCCACTTCGCGGTAGATTCTGAGCGCCTCGGCATTGAAGGGCACGAAGATGATCCGCTCCAGATAATCCGCTTCGGCTTCCGCGCGCGCCACCGACAGGGCGATGCGGGTGGCCTTCAGCAGGGGATAGCCGTACACGCCGCAGCTGATGGCAGGGAAGGCGATGCTCTTCAGGTCGTTGACGCGCGCCAGCAGGAACGAGTTCAGGTAACAGGAGCGCAACAGTTCCGACTCACACCGGGTGCCGTCATGCCAGACCGGCCCCACGGTATGGATCACGTACCGGGCCGGCAGGCGGTAGCCCTTGGTGATCTTGGCATCGCCGGTCTCGCAGCCGTGCAGGGTGCGGCACTCGGCCAGCAGTTCCGGCCCGGCCGCCCAATGGATGGCCCCGTCCACACCGCTACCCCCCAGTAGCGACGTATTGGCGGCATTGACGATGGCATCCACTCGGAAGGTGGTGATGTCGCCGTGTGTGATGCTGATCCGTGCGCCCATGGTGGTACCTCCGGCTCGATATGCTCTCTGAATCCGCCTTCATCTATCCAGCCGAAAACCGTCTGCGGGCCTTTCCGCCGCAGAACGTTCAGCGGTTCAAGACCAATTCTGGCACATTTTTGCCGGAATGCATACGTGCGGTTGGGAATATCTTGCACTTTACCGGTGGAATGCTACTATTCGGTCATCCTCGCGCCACCTTCCACCCCCACTGCATTCCGGCTTCCGTTGCAGACTGCCGCCCTGCGGCACCAGGAGGGCATCATGCCCTTTCCCCGCCGAAAAACCAAGCTTCACGGGATACTGCTCGAACACCCGTCCGACGGCGACGAGCGCTGCCAGGCCTGTGGCGGCGCCTGCTGCCGCTCCTTTTCGGATGTAGAGGTCACCTGGGAGGAATTCCAGCGTCTCCGCAGCCTCGGCGCCAGAGGTCTGCAGCTTTCCCTGTCCGGCCCCCACCGCCTGATTATCGACTACAACTGCGAATTCCTGATCGAAGGGCGCTGCTCGATCTACGCCGCCCGGCCCGAAATCTGCCGTCGCTTTACCTGCGCCGAGGCCTCCGGAACGGCAAAGGCCCATCAGAACGAATCCGATGGGCCTTCGACAGGTTCACCATACCGGCCGGCAGTGATCGATCAGCCTTTGATCGCCCCCTGAATGCCGATGGTCACCTCGTTGTAGGGAATCTGCTTGCCGCTGGCTGCCAGGGCCTGGCGGGCAGCCATGGCAATGCCGCCACAGCAGGGCACTTCCATCTTCAGGACCGTAATGCTTTTGATGTCCGACTTGGTGAAAAGCTCGGTCAGTTTCTGCACATAGAAGTTGTTATCGTCCAGTTTGGGACAGCCCATTACGACCGCCTTCCCCTTCAGGAAGTCCTCGTGGTAGCCGGCATAGGCCACCGGGACGCAGTCGGCGGTGATCAGCAGGTCGGCCCCCTGGAAGTAAGGTGCGGTCGTCGGCACCAGGTGCAGCTGCACCGGCCACTGGGCCAGCTGGCTCTGGCGGCTGCCGGCGGGCTGATCGGCCGGGGCCTGCTGCGGCCGGGCAAAGCTCATGGCGCGGGAACCGGGACAACCGCCACCGCCGTGGTGATGCGGGGCCGGGGCAGCGGGTGCCGGCTGGTGATGCACCGAGGCGGGTTTACCCTGCGCAGCCAGATGCTGTTCCACCGCGGCCTCGTCAAAGGCATCGGCCTCGCGCTCCTCAACGGTGATCGCATCCTGGGGGCATTCCCCCAGACAGGCGCCCAGACCGTCGCAGAGATTGTCCGCTGCCAGCACCGCTTTGCCATTGACGATCGTAATAGCCCCTTCGGCGCAGGACGGCACGCACAGTCCGCACCCGTCGCATTTTTCCTGATCGATTTTTACGATTTTCCTCAACATTAATTCGTTCTCCTCTTCTTTTTTATAATTAAGCTGAAACTTTTTCTCTGTGTTTCTCTGTGGCAGATGTTCTTTCGTTTTCAGAAAAAGTAATGCCAGACGTAATCCAGCCGGCCCCGCAGCATCAGCTTCATGCCGGAATAGGCCATGATCTCCTTGACCTTCGCCAAGTTGGCCTTGTTGTAGCAATGGGTCTTGCAGTGCTTGCAGGTCGGTTTGTTGGCTTCCAGGGGGCATTTGATCCGCCTGGTGACGGCGTACTGCATGAAGGTGGAGCATTCGGGGCAGAGGCGACGCTCCCCCAGACCTGCCGGCAGGCTGAACGGAGCCCGTTCGACCACACCATGTTTGCCCTTGCAGTAAACCTCGACAAACTTACCGATCAGCTTGATATCCTTTTTTTGAAGCTTCGTGAGCGTTTCCATGGTTGTGATCATGCCCGGTTTCCCGGAAATCTTACATGACTCAGGTCAAAAACCAGTTTTTTCATCTGGGGTGGGGGCTTGGAATGAAATAAAGAAGGTATCGGACACACAGCATGCGATGATATGAGCGACGGCCTATTTGTCTGCCCGACAATTTACAGCGAGAGGGAGAACAGCGGCAGTTAGCGAGAATGGATTGTTTCGTAGGATTCCCCGGCCTTCTTCTGCATGTCGATTTGTCGCAGGATTATTTTTTCCAGTTGGACAACGGAGAGATGTCCCAATATTTTATCCCGGATGACGCCATGCGCATCGATGACATAAATGGTCGGGAAACCCCGAACCCGATATCGCTCAAGCAGTGCCGCCTGCTCGTCCGCAACCATGGGGAAGGTCAGCCCGTTACTTCGGGCATAAGCGCCGGCAACCTCTTTGCTATCGCCACAATTTACAGCCAACACCTCTAGTTTTTTGTCGTATGCACGGTATAACGGTTCGACGAGTTTCAGGCTGTCTCCGCAACAGGAATTCGTCCAGAAATAGAGGATCGTTATTTTTCCTTTGTTCCGGCTGAGACTGATTGGCCTCCCGGAGAGGTCGGAGACGGAGAACTCGGGAGCGGCATCGCCCTTTTGTAAAGCCTGTTTAGAATTGCAACCGCCAAAAAACAGGACACAAAAAACTATCAACACTATCGTACTATATCGCATCCAATTGACTCTCCTGAGGGACTTTGCGCGGGCTCCCGGGAAATGCACGTATTTTGACAACGACTACGTTATAGGATGGAGCATGCGCCGTCAAGGAAGTCCCTTGCCCGCCAAAAACGGCTAAAGCTATCAATTCCAGCCTTCAGTGGATCAACCCACAGCGCCCCATTGGCCTTCGTTTTCCACATCATATGTTGACAGGAAGCCGGGATTAATGCTGCAATTGAAACGCGGCCGATGTCGGTGGAGGACGCCCATTACCAGACACACTTCTGCAGCAACAGCAACCGCGTCACCCTCAACCGCGCACAGGGCAATATCGAAAAATTTAATCATTTCACAGCAGGAGAACGAAGATGGCTCAGGTAGTGGCGGTCTGCATCAGCGAGAAAAAAGGGGAACGCAAAAAGCCGGTCAAATCGGTGGAACTGCGTGAAAATCACGGCATCGTCGGCGATGCCCATGCCGGCGAATGGCACCGCCAGGTTAGCCTGCTTGCCCAGGAGAGCATCGACAAGATGCGTGCGCTCGGCCTGGATGTGGATGCCGGTGATTTCGCCGAAAACATCACCACACAGGGTATCGAGCTGGTTTCACTGCCGATCGGCGCGCGGCTGGAGGTGGGTGGGACACTGCTGGAGGTTACCCAGATCGGCAAGGAATGCCATACCCGCTGCGCGATCTACTACCAGGCCGGCGACTGCGTCATGCCCAAGGAGGGCATCTTTGCCCGGGTGATCACCGGCGGGATTATTCGGCCGGGAGATCAGGTGCAGGCTGCGTAAATTCCTGAGTCCGGATACCGGAGCAGCTCCGCGGTTCGGGAACATGCGGCCCGGCAGACGACGAAATCATTCGAAAGCCGAATTTTCGAGACCCCTTAACTGTAAGGACGGCCGGCCATCTTCCGAGCAGTCTGCAAGAGAACCTCTGATCATATCGTAACATTTTTTCCTTTGCCTCCCCTCTTCCTTTACGGGTAAGATAGCGACATTTATCCGCCTGCCGAGGAACACCAAAACCTATTATGACCGCCAAAGAACAGCAGAAAGAAAAACTCACCAAGGAACTGCAGGGCATGGGGCTCACGACCGTCGGCGCCTTTATCCTGCTGTCGTTTTTGACCTTCAATGCCGCGGACGTTTCCTGGAACAGTTACTCCAACGAAGGGGGCATCCATAACCTGGGGGGACGCCTGGGCGCCCAGGTGGCGGATCTGTTCTTCATCTGCTTCGGTCTGGCTTCCTACCTGATCCCACTGGCGCTGCTGTACATGGCTTACACCCTGTTCCGCTTCAAGGAGATCCGCTTGCGGCGCTACAAGCTCCTGGCCTTTGCCGGGTTGACCTTCTGTCTCTGCACCCTGTTCGCCTTCTTCCGCGGCACCACCGAATTCCTGGGCCAGCAGGTGGCCACCGGAGGTGCGGTGGGCGTTATCACCGCACGGGCCCTGAAAGGGGCGGTCGGCACCACCGGCGCCATGCTGCTGCTGTTGCCGCTTCTGGCCGCATCGATCATGATCCTGTCCAAGTTCTCCTTTGTGCTGTTCGCCGGCTGGTGGTGGGAAAACCTGAAGCACAAGTGGGCGGCCTGGCGGGAGCGTCGGGAGCTGAATCAGCAGGAGCAGCAGCGTGAAAAGGCCAAACAGGAGGGCATGCCGACGCCGAACCTCGCGGCCGGCCCCGTGATCAAGCCGGCCTCCCCGCCGCCGGCACGGCCCAATGTTTTCAAGAAGGAAAAGGAGAAGAAAAAGGAAGCCGTCAAGACTGCCGCCGTGCAGGAAACCTTCGAATTTCTCAAGGCCGACGGCGATTTCCGCACCCCACCATTCTCGCTGCTGGATTTGCCTCCCGCCACCGAGAAGAAGCTCGACCGCGACGCCCTGACCATGAATGCCCGCCTGCTGGAGAAGAAGCTCAAGGATTACGGCATCGACGGCGAGGTGGTCGAGATCTGCCCCGGTCCGGTCATCACCATGTACGAGTTCTCGCCGGCGCCCGGTATCAAGATCAGCCGCATTGCCGGCCTGTCCGACGACCTGACCATGGCCCTGCAGGCCATGTCGATCCGCATCGTGGCCCCCATTCCCGGTAAAGGGGTGGTGGGGATCGAGGTCCCCAACCGCGACCGCGAGATGGTCTTTTTGAACGAAATCTTCAACTGCGACGAGTTCCATCACAACCGGATGAAACTGCCGCTGGCCCTGGGCAAGGACATTGCCGGTGTTCCGGTGGTGACCGACCTGGCCAAGGCGCCGCACCTGCTGGTGGCCGGCTCTACCGGCTCCGGCAAGTCGGTCTCGATCAACACCATGATCCTCTCCCTGCTCTACACCGCCACCCCCAACGATGTGCGCATGATCATGGTCGATCCCAAGATGCTGGAGTTCTCGATGTACGAGGGCATCCCCCATCTGCTGCTGCCGGTGGTGACCGAGCCCAAGAAGGCCTCCCTGGCCCTGAAATGGGCGGTCAACGAGATGGAACGGCGCTACAAGCTGATGTCGGACAAGGGTGTCCGCAACATCGAGTCCTACAACAAGAAACTGGCCGGCGAGGCCCTGGAAGTGTTGAACAGCACGCCGGACGATGAGATTATCGAGGAGTTGGAGGAGATCGTCGAAGGGGAAGGGGAACCCCAGGCAGATTCGATCCCGTTCGTGGTGGACGAGGGGGAGGCGCTCGAACACACCCATCTGCCTTACATCGTGGTGGTGGTGGACGAGTTGGCCGATCTGATGATGGTGGCCGGCCGCGAGGTGGAAGAGCATATTGCCCGCCTGGCCCAAAAGGCCCGCGCCTCCGGGATTCACCTGATCCTGGCTACCCAGCGCCCCTCGGTAGATGTCATCACCGGTCTGATCAAGGCCAACCTGCCGTCGCGCATCTCGTTCCAGGTCACCTCCAAGGTGGATTCGCGCACCATTCTCGATACCAACGGCGCCGAGGCGCTGCTCGGCGCGGGGGACATGCTCTACATGCCGCCGGGCACCTCCCGTCTGAACCGCATCCACGGCGCCTTTGTCTCGGATGCCGAAGTGCAGCGGGTGGTCGATTTCCTCAAGAAACAGGGC belongs to Geobacter sp. SVR and includes:
- a CDS encoding S1C family serine protease, with amino-acid sequence MRIMFLSLIVMIFLITGCTYTGAIRDDFYAATQKESAKINLTVGVVDTSKNKNKAFIFGGGGYSVDIKLGAIANGLQSELSTIFEKVILTDGKRCSFCDLNVTYESIWKNTLINTTSGNLTFDTALKVNFTDAKNTTIHNFVATDTAMYNTPGSVHALGFITGFTLFALSPITIPAITNVIGEHAEQVLEETLKRQISQIGEKVVLEPSLKEFSVKNWSNNTPDSASQHVSSKYDDLMDAVTIIRTSSGFGSGFFISKDGLIVTNAHVVGNNGNVSVKLRDGRTLLGDVVRRTEAFDLAIVKVKGSGFTWLMIEDADEAPVGTDVITIGTPKGLEWTVTKGIVSANRKEVRGINVVQTDAAINAGNSGGPLISLSSGKVLGVNAFTLFRNQQAQGLNFAVSSKEVAKIVNSLPR
- a CDS encoding Lrp/AsnC family transcriptional regulator, whose amino-acid sequence is MQNLDITGIDRIDRTILSVLQKDGRLSNVQLAEMVGLSESACLRRVRMLEQSGIIDRYVMLVNQSAIGKAGNVFVRVTLDGQQREKLSTFEEAICTVPEVMECYLMSGDVDYLLRVIVRDTDDYVRLHNKLTGLPGVLRVQSSFALRTVLSKTELPLETAG
- the ald gene encoding alanine dehydrogenase, with translation MIVGILKEIKIEENRVSMTPAGVEVMKSNGHTVLVEKSAGTGSGFSDEAYEQAGAVMVETPAEIYGSADMVMHVKEPQPSEYDLIRPGQILFTYFHFAADEALTRAIIKSKAIAVAYETITGPGNSLPLLTPMSEVAGRMAAQQAAKYAERAQGGRGILLGGVPGVLPATVLVLGGGVVGTHAAQMACGLGAKVYLLDSSLERLRHLSETMPKNCFPVMSSPATIRELVQEADAVIGAVLVAGAKAPKLVTREMLKTMKPGSVMVDVAIDQGGCFETSRPTTHTEPTYQVDGILHYCVANMPGAVPLTSTVALTNATLPYAVALANKGWQGVARENPAIKAGINIANGKVTYCGVAEAFGLECTPVDSILS
- a CDS encoding hydrolase; this translates as MKSTPIRKPENDIMLSPGNAALILIDYQPPQVSTVESMDRLMLINNVVALAKTAQLYKLPIILSTVNVSNGVNEDTIPQLAEVLQGVEPIDRTSINSWEDQEFVDAVKATGRKKLIMCALWTEACLLFPTLDALNEGFEVYPVTDAVGGTSPEAHRAALERMVQAGARPTTWNSVHCELQRDWNRIETVPGFIQTFIEHGRAGWFFNLETHRKKK
- a CDS encoding ABC-F family ATP-binding cassette domain-containing protein; this translates as MLHLKQLSKDFAGNPLFTEISWHLKKGERVALVGENGAGKSTLMKIIAGQSEPSSGEIQFARGARASYLPQDGIVTSGVMLFHEARSAFGELLAMEEELHRLGQELERQPHDSVEHEQTLHRYGELQEQFRHRGGYTMEAEIGTVLKGLGFAQEDWYRDCGEFSGGWQMRIALARLLLQRPDVLLLDEPTNHLDIEARNWLEEYLCSYPGSVILVSHDRFFMDQVCSRIAEIWNNTITDYHCSYTRYLNQREERVAALREAKRLQDEEVQKTEDFIRRFRYQANKASLVQSRIKQLEKVERIVIPPERKRIRFQFPDAPKSGKVVMELKRLTKGYDTKIVLNGVDLVIEKGERVALVGHNGAGKSTLMSVLAGAPFQGGERLPGHNVHMDYFAQDQANVLDFERSVWDEIYADAPYEMVPRLRDILAAFLFAGDDIHKRVGVLSGGERNRLALAKMLLRPSNLLLMDEPTNHLDLFSKEVLLDALRSFDGTVVFVSHDRYFVNGLATRIIEVEGGGLTDYYGDYEYYLEKKAQTAGEPAAGARPLRSSVSESPQAEIAKTVARSADPAPLPPVTKEERLRDREEQKRRKREDDKRQKRLGEVEQEIARTEKAVAKLEEEMNAPGFFDDPERGAVAGEQHAELNLRLEALYGEWEELSG
- a CDS encoding O-acetyl-ADP-ribose deacetylase; amino-acid sequence: MGARISITHGDITTFRVDAIVNAANTSLLGGSGVDGAIHWAAGPELLAECRTLHGCETGDAKITKGYRLPARYVIHTVGPVWHDGTRCESELLRSCYLNSFLLARVNDLKSIAFPAISCGVYGYPLLKATRIALSVARAEAEADYLERIIFVPFNAEALRIYREVADEMGIAVA
- a CDS encoding YkgJ family cysteine cluster protein, with amino-acid sequence MPFPRRKTKLHGILLEHPSDGDERCQACGGACCRSFSDVEVTWEEFQRLRSLGARGLQLSLSGPHRLIIDYNCEFLIEGRCSIYAARPEICRRFTCAEASGTAKAHQNESDGPSTGSPYRPAVIDQPLIAP
- a CDS encoding ATP-binding protein; protein product: MLRKIVKIDQEKCDGCGLCVPSCAEGAITIVNGKAVLAADNLCDGLGACLGECPQDAITVEEREADAFDEAAVEQHLAAQGKPASVHHQPAPAAPAPHHHGGGGCPGSRAMSFARPQQAPADQPAGSRQSQLAQWPVQLHLVPTTAPYFQGADLLITADCVPVAYAGYHEDFLKGKAVVMGCPKLDDNNFYVQKLTELFTKSDIKSITVLKMEVPCCGGIAMAARQALAASGKQIPYNEVTIGIQGAIKG
- a CDS encoding nitrous oxide-stimulated promoter family protein, which produces MITTMETLTKLQKKDIKLIGKFVEVYCKGKHGVVERAPFSLPAGLGERRLCPECSTFMQYAVTRRIKCPLEANKPTCKHCKTHCYNKANLAKVKEIMAYSGMKLMLRGRLDYVWHYFF